Proteins found in one Prochlorothrix hollandica PCC 9006 = CALU 1027 genomic segment:
- a CDS encoding metallophosphoesterase family protein, with protein MACFLHLADIHLGYSKYNSPKRSTDFFYALEDVLQRYAIEDPVDFVVMAGDLFEHRQILPHVLNQAQFCLEMLRDAGIPAITIEGNHDHRPYGSRTSWLRYLAEQDWLILLEPDDGQAAPDIFRPWDPDTKEGGYIDLACGVRVVGSNWYGSAAPQAIQALAAGLQELPPAPGPTVMLFHHGLEGEIARYTGALRESELAPLREAGVNYLAMGHIHKSYTKAGWIFNPGSLEANSVAENDHDRGVYRVTLSGEDITADLKTDYCQRPIVRLVAAVAKTWSQDQVEAAALALIQAQGPKTQDAIVELRIQGQVGFNRLDLNVRQLKEQLHQASGALIFLLKYEVTGTEYQSPIPQGTAPNREQIEAIVFGDLLAAHHLYGDRAAPLAQGLITLKDQILADRPDADLYQYVQQLLESNGEVVERPT; from the coding sequence ATGGCCTGCTTTCTCCACCTTGCTGATATTCACCTGGGTTACAGCAAATATAACAGCCCGAAGCGGAGTACCGACTTCTTCTATGCCCTGGAGGATGTCCTGCAACGCTACGCCATTGAGGATCCCGTGGATTTTGTGGTCATGGCGGGGGATCTGTTTGAACATCGCCAGATTTTGCCCCATGTTTTGAACCAGGCCCAGTTTTGCCTGGAGATGTTGCGAGACGCGGGAATTCCCGCCATTACCATTGAGGGGAACCATGACCATCGCCCCTATGGGAGCCGCACCAGTTGGCTGCGCTATTTAGCAGAGCAGGACTGGTTGATTTTGCTGGAACCCGATGATGGCCAAGCGGCCCCGGATATTTTTCGCCCTTGGGATCCCGATACTAAAGAGGGGGGGTACATTGACTTGGCCTGTGGGGTGCGGGTGGTGGGATCCAACTGGTATGGGTCCGCTGCTCCCCAGGCGATCCAAGCCTTAGCGGCGGGTCTCCAGGAATTGCCCCCCGCCCCCGGACCCACGGTCATGCTCTTTCACCATGGCTTGGAGGGGGAGATTGCTCGCTATACGGGGGCATTACGGGAAAGCGAGCTAGCGCCCTTGCGGGAGGCGGGGGTGAATTATTTAGCCATGGGTCATATCCATAAGAGCTACACCAAAGCAGGGTGGATTTTTAATCCGGGATCCCTGGAAGCCAACAGTGTGGCGGAGAACGACCACGATCGCGGGGTCTATCGTGTCACCCTCTCCGGGGAGGACATCACCGCTGATCTGAAAACCGACTATTGCCAGCGTCCCATTGTGCGGTTGGTCGCAGCGGTGGCAAAAACCTGGAGTCAAGATCAGGTGGAGGCGGCGGCTCTGGCCTTAATCCAAGCCCAAGGGCCAAAAACCCAGGATGCCATTGTGGAGTTGCGGATTCAGGGCCAAGTGGGCTTTAATCGCCTTGATCTTAATGTGCGCCAGTTGAAGGAACAGTTACACCAAGCCAGCGGTGCCTTAATTTTTCTGTTGAAATATGAGGTGACGGGCACCGAGTACCAAAGTCCCATCCCCCAGGGTACGGCTCCGAACCGGGAGCAGATTGAGGCGATCGTCTTTGGGGATTTGCTGGCAGCCCACCATCTCTATGGCGATCGCGCCGCACCCTTAGCCCAGGGGCTGATTACCCTTAAGGATCAAATTTTGGCCGATCGCCCCGATGCGGATCTCTATCAGTATGTGCAACAGCTTTTGGAGAGTAATGGGGAGGTGGTTGAGCGACCCACGTAA
- a CDS encoding sensor histidine kinase, which yields MTATFVIKIFRTKRFPTKRFPTKRFPTKRFPTKLVPTKRFRSQLLGKGFLLFRSRLSRRLLSSFGLSWLIVGGVTLGINYQLIERDLQGQVQRRAQSITQGLQFATEGLIAVNYSSLLNQVVTQYANLPDVEEVAILSPQGETLAHNRVTAIYRPYKDVQPLLDPWVQRAMADNREYSTQVTLEGVRLLVNILPFQNPQLSPHRDRPGVLVVLLNLQPLHQEARTTLLTSSVTLMGGMLLILMFMGTLLRHQVLVPLDALNQAVRRSRQTGDFHLTQTLPANEIRFLAQTFSHVFNQLTLYQRLEQEVKQRTQVEAELRESEARERAKSEALGTALADLQVTQAQLIHNEKMSSLGQMVAGIAHEINNPVNFIHGNLAHIRDYSQDLLELINLYRQALPQPPQDIRDREAELDLGFMVQDMTEILQSMDRGTQRIRDTVLSLRTFSRLDESDLKRVDLHGDLDATLMMVQNRLETACAHPITVVKVYGDLPWVDCYSGQLNQVFLHLFTNAIDALQEVEQWDDRPPLDPLPPDHPLATAIAQGNPQNPHLWVSTEVTPPDPGDPSDRPPQVTIRIRDNGSGIAPAAKDHLFNPFFTTKPVGQGSGMGLSISHQIVVGQHHGHLSAESQPHQGSEFRIDLPLSQSRTA from the coding sequence GTGACCGCCACCTTTGTGATTAAAATCTTCCGCACTAAACGTTTCCCCACTAAACGTTTCCCCACTAAACGTTTCCCCACTAAACGTTTCCCCACTAAACTTGTTCCCACTAAACGTTTCCGATCGCAACTCCTAGGCAAAGGATTTCTACTGTTCCGAAGCCGTTTATCCCGTCGGCTTCTCAGTAGCTTTGGTTTGTCGTGGCTAATAGTGGGCGGAGTCACCCTAGGCATTAACTACCAACTGATCGAACGGGATTTGCAAGGGCAGGTGCAACGCCGTGCCCAATCCATCACCCAAGGGCTGCAGTTTGCCACCGAAGGCTTGATCGCCGTCAACTACAGCAGCTTGCTCAACCAAGTGGTGACCCAATACGCCAACCTGCCAGATGTGGAAGAGGTGGCTATCCTCAGTCCCCAGGGGGAAACCTTAGCCCACAATCGGGTCACCGCCATTTATCGCCCCTATAAGGACGTGCAGCCCCTGTTGGATCCCTGGGTACAGCGGGCCATGGCTGATAACCGGGAATACAGCACCCAGGTGACCCTGGAGGGGGTTCGCCTATTAGTCAACATCCTGCCGTTTCAGAACCCCCAACTTAGCCCCCACCGCGATCGCCCTGGGGTGCTGGTGGTGCTGCTCAACCTCCAGCCCCTGCACCAAGAAGCCCGCACAACCCTGCTGACCTCCAGCGTCACCCTGATGGGGGGGATGCTCCTGATTTTGATGTTCATGGGCACCCTCCTGCGGCATCAGGTCCTAGTCCCTTTAGACGCTCTGAACCAGGCCGTGCGTCGCAGTCGCCAAACCGGAGACTTTCACCTGACCCAAACCCTACCCGCCAATGAAATCCGGTTTTTAGCCCAAACCTTTAGCCATGTCTTTAACCAGTTGACCCTTTACCAGCGGCTGGAACAGGAGGTGAAGCAGCGCACCCAGGTGGAGGCGGAACTACGGGAGAGCGAGGCTAGGGAACGGGCTAAGTCGGAAGCCCTGGGGACAGCGTTGGCGGATCTCCAGGTGACCCAAGCCCAACTGATCCACAACGAGAAAATGTCCAGTTTGGGGCAAATGGTGGCGGGCATTGCCCATGAAATTAATAACCCGGTGAACTTTATCCATGGCAACTTGGCCCATATTCGTGATTACAGCCAGGATTTACTGGAACTGATCAATCTCTATCGCCAAGCGTTGCCCCAGCCCCCCCAGGATATCCGCGATCGCGAGGCGGAGCTGGATTTGGGGTTCATGGTGCAAGACATGACCGAAATCCTCCAATCCATGGATCGCGGCACCCAACGGATTCGGGATACGGTTCTGTCGCTGCGGACGTTTTCCCGGCTGGATGAGTCGGATCTAAAGCGGGTGGATCTCCATGGCGATCTGGATGCCACCCTGATGATGGTGCAAAACCGCCTGGAAACCGCCTGTGCCCATCCCATTACGGTGGTCAAAGTCTATGGGGATTTGCCCTGGGTGGACTGTTACTCCGGTCAACTGAACCAGGTTTTTCTCCACTTATTCACGAACGCGATCGATGCCCTGCAAGAGGTGGAGCAGTGGGACGATCGCCCTCCCCTGGATCCCCTCCCCCCGGATCACCCCCTGGCCACCGCGATCGCCCAAGGTAACCCCCAAAACCCTCACCTCTGGGTCAGCACGGAAGTCACTCCCCCAGACCCCGGAGACCCTAGCGATCGCCCCCCCCAGGTCACCATCCGCATCCGCGACAACGGATCGGGCATTGCCCCCGCCGCCAAAGACCACCTGTTCAATCCCTTTTTCACCACCAAGCCCGTGGGCCAAGGTAGCGGCATGGGGTTATCCATCAGCCATCAAATTGTGGTGGGGCAGCACCACGGTCACCTCAGCGCTGAGTCCCAACCCCACCAAGGCAGTGAATTTCGCATCGACCTGCCCTTGAGCCAAAGCCGGACTGCCTAG
- a CDS encoding glucose-1-phosphate adenylyltransferase produces the protein MNKVLGIILGGGAGTRLYPLTKLRAKPAVPLAGKYRLIDIPVSNCINSEIYKIYVLTQFNSTSLNRHIAQAYNLGGLRGGFVEVLAAQQTPENPSWFQGTADAVRQYLWLFKDWDIDEYVILSGDHLYRMDYRDFVKRHRETGADVTLSVIPVDEERASDFGLMKTDNNGRVISFSEKPKGDDLKAMQVDTSGLGLSAEAALKKPYIASMGIYVFKKEVLETLLFQKFPEQTDFGKEIIPGAANLGFNIQAFLFDGYWEDIGTMKSFYDANLALTQQPTPPFSFYDEAAPIYTRSRYLPPSKLLDAQVTDSIIGEGCILKACRVHHSVLGIRTRIEAGCVIEDSLLMGSDYYQHYNERQILTANGEIPVGIGSNSIIRRAIVDKNARIGKNVQIVNKENVEESNKEELGFYVRSGIVTILKNATIADGTVI, from the coding sequence GTGAATAAAGTACTCGGTATTATTTTAGGTGGTGGGGCAGGAACACGACTTTATCCCCTCACCAAACTACGGGCTAAGCCTGCGGTTCCCTTAGCGGGGAAATACCGTCTGATTGATATTCCAGTTAGTAATTGCATTAACTCGGAAATTTATAAGATCTACGTTTTAACTCAGTTTAACTCCACCTCTTTGAACCGCCACATTGCTCAGGCGTATAACCTGGGGGGATTACGGGGTGGTTTTGTGGAGGTGTTAGCGGCCCAGCAAACCCCGGAAAATCCAAGCTGGTTCCAGGGCACCGCCGATGCTGTCCGTCAGTACCTCTGGCTCTTTAAGGACTGGGATATTGATGAATATGTCATCCTCTCCGGCGACCACCTCTATCGCATGGATTACCGCGATTTTGTGAAACGGCACCGGGAAACGGGGGCTGATGTTACCCTGTCGGTGATTCCCGTTGATGAGGAGCGGGCTTCGGATTTTGGCCTGATGAAAACCGACAACAATGGTCGAGTCATTTCCTTCAGTGAGAAGCCCAAGGGGGATGATCTCAAAGCCATGCAGGTGGACACCAGTGGGCTGGGCCTGAGCGCAGAAGCAGCCCTGAAGAAGCCCTATATTGCATCCATGGGGATCTATGTCTTCAAAAAAGAGGTTTTAGAAACTCTTTTATTCCAGAAGTTCCCAGAACAGACGGATTTCGGCAAAGAAATTATCCCCGGTGCCGCTAATCTGGGCTTTAATATCCAGGCATTCCTCTTTGATGGCTACTGGGAAGACATCGGCACCATGAAGTCCTTCTATGATGCCAACCTCGCCCTGACCCAGCAACCTACGCCCCCCTTTAGTTTCTATGATGAGGCTGCCCCCATCTACACCCGCTCCCGCTATTTACCCCCCAGTAAGTTGCTGGATGCCCAGGTGACTGATTCCATTATTGGCGAGGGTTGTATCCTCAAGGCGTGCCGGGTTCACCATTCGGTGTTGGGGATTCGCACCCGCATTGAGGCCGGTTGTGTGATTGAAGATTCCCTGCTGATGGGTTCAGACTATTATCAACACTACAATGAGCGTCAAATTCTGACGGCTAATGGGGAAATTCCCGTGGGTATTGGTTCCAATTCGATTATCCGACGGGCGATCGTCGATAAAAATGCCCGCATTGGTAAGAATGTCCAGATTGTCAATAAGGAGAATGTGGAAGAGTCCAATAAAGAGGAGTTGGGCTTCTATGTGCGCAGCGGCATTGTGACGATTCTCAAGAATGCCACGATCGCCGATGGTACGGTCATCTAA
- a CDS encoding YkvA family protein: MKISPAALYQGYRALVRNPQTRWMVIAGTLLYIFSPLDLSPDIFPIAGQLDDVMLVTLLLTELFQISLFGDGSEPGESIADKPQNSSPGRSGFWNRNPSPGGDSTSKTVSKTVDVDAVSVDD, translated from the coding sequence ATGAAAATTTCCCCCGCTGCCCTCTACCAAGGTTATCGGGCTTTAGTTCGGAACCCCCAAACCCGCTGGATGGTGATTGCCGGTACGTTACTTTACATTTTCAGTCCGTTGGATTTATCCCCCGATATTTTTCCCATTGCGGGGCAACTGGATGATGTGATGCTGGTGACGCTGCTGCTGACGGAGCTATTCCAAATTTCCCTGTTTGGGGATGGGTCGGAACCCGGGGAGTCGATCGCAGACAAGCCCCAGAACTCTTCCCCAGGGCGATCGGGGTTCTGGAATCGCAACCCATCCCCTGGGGGAGACTCAACTTCCAAAACCGTCTCCAAAACCGTCGATGTGGATGCTGTCTCCGTAGACGACTAA